One window of Mauremys reevesii isolate NIE-2019 linkage group 4, ASM1616193v1, whole genome shotgun sequence genomic DNA carries:
- the LOC120403592 gene encoding cytoplasmic dynein 1 heavy chain 1-like produces the protein MVKDVLLVAQEEMALEKFLKQAMGCISVGLCQVGTWGCFDEFNRLEECMLSAVSQLVQCIQEALREHCNPNYDKTSAPITCELLSKQVKVSPDMAIFITMNPGYVSRSNLPDNLKLFRSLAMTKPDRQLIAQVILYSQGFCTAEVLANKIVPFFK, from the exons ATGGTCAAAGATGTACTTCTTGTAGCTCAGGAAGAGATGGCTTTGGAAAAGTTCTTGAAACAG GCAATGGGATGCATCAGTGTGGGGCTTTGTCAAGTGGGCACATGGGGCTGCTTTGATGAGTTCAACAGACTTGAGGAGTGTATGCTTTCTGCTGTTTCTCAGCTGGTTCAGTGCATCCAGGAAGCCTTGCGAGAACATTGCAATCCTAACTATGACAAGA CTTCCGCACCTATTACTTGTGAGCTGCTGAGTAAACAAGTTAAAGTGAGCCCAGACATGGCTATCTTCATCACCATGAATCCTGGTTATGTAAGTAGATCAAATCTTCCAGACAACTTGAAGCTGTTCCGTAGCTTGGCAATGACAAAGCCAGAccgccagctgattgcccaggtCATATTGTACTCCCAGGGTTTCTGTACTGCTGAAGTGCTTGCCAATAAGATTGTACCATTCTTCAAGTAA